Sequence from the Symbiopectobacterium purcellii genome:
GTTGCAACGGAAGTAAAAACCGGAATAGCAAAAATCCAATCTACAAAAGGTGAAGTAGGTTTTTACGATGTTTATTCTCTCGCTTATCTTAGAAAAGCCGCAATATAACGCGTAGCGTATAAACCCTCAAAATATCCGCCTCTCCGGTAGAAAGTGCATGTCGTTCATTCCGTCTACTGCATGGCTATTCCACGACTCCCGCACTAACTGTTTACCTCCATGTGGTGATACGCTCTCACCCTATTATCCATCACGGCAAAAAACGGGTGTGCGATGGCCAAGTTCGAGCAATTAGCTTGCCAGATGCGAAAGCAACTGCAGGAGGGGATCTGGCAACCCGGTGACAAGCTTCCGTCACTGCGAGAAAAGTCGATTCACTCTGGTATGAGTCTGATGACGGTACTACGAGCCTATCAATTATTAGAAAGCCAGGGACTGCTTATATCACGCCCACAATCTGGGTATTACGCCGCGCCGCAGTTAGCCGCACCGCCGCTTGATAGCGCCTCCGCCGTAAATGTACAGGCTCGTGTGGAATTGACGGAAGATGTTGACGTTAATGCGTTTATTTTTGATGTGCTTCAAGCCAGCAAGTCTCCCTCTGTCGTTCCTTTTGGCTCAGCATTCCCTGATCCACATCTTTTTCCTCAACGACAATTAACCCGCTCTTTGGCTTCAGTCGCGCGCCGCATGCAGCCACGAAATGCTCTGGATAATCTTCCCCCTGGCAACGAGCAGCTAAGAAAACACATCGCTCAGCGCTACGCATTACAAGGTATTGCCGTTTCACCCGATGAAATCGTCATTACCGCCGGCGCGATGGAATCACTCAATTTGAGTCTTCAGGCACTGACGGTGCCGGGAGATTATGTCGCTATCGAATCGCCTGCCTTTTACGGTGCATTACAGGCCATCGAGCGTTTTAAGCTTAAGGCGATTGCAATAGCCACCGATCCACAACACGGCATAGATCTTGATGCGCTGCATCAGGCGTTGAATGACTATCCCATTAAAGCCTGCTGGCTGATGACCAATTTCCATAACCCGCTCGGCTGCACGCTGTCATGGGAAAATAAACAGCGGCTAGTGGCGATGTTGGAAAAATATGGCGTGGGATTGGTTGAAGATGATGTTTACGGTGAACTGTACTCTGGATTACAGCGGCCGTTACCCGCAAAGGCATTAGACGGCAAAGGGTTGATCCTGCACTGTTCTTCGTTTTCCAAAAATCTGATGACTGGTTTCCGAATCGGTTGGGTGGCGGCCGGCCAACATGCCAGGAATATCCAGCGTTTACAGCTGATGAGCACGCTCTCTGCCAGTGCTCCTATGCAGTTAGCTATCGCAGAATACCTTGCAACAAGCAGCTATGACAGTCACCTACGCCATCTTCGCAAGACGTTAGAACAACGCAAAAATGCGGCGATCCAATCACTCCAGAGCTATCTCCCTTATGACGTTACTATTTACCCTTCCCGCGGCAGCTATTTCCTTTGGTTAGAATTACCTCCCGGTCTCAGCAGCACCACGCTTTACTGGCAAGCGCTAGAGAAAGGGATCAGTATCGCCCCCGGAAAAATGTTCACGACCGGCGACAAATACGATCGCCATTTCCGGTTAAATGTTTCCTATGAATGGGATGAGCGCTGCGAGCAAAGCGTAAAGGCATTAGCAGCACTCATTCAGCAACAAATAAAAGCCATGCACAGTATGAAAATATAAACCGCGATGAGTAATCCCAGAAATCTGCTCGCACTGCGGTGCTACTTAGGTTTTACTGAATGCAATATCGACACCTTTCAAAATGTCGCCATTCAGTTTTTAGGCACCGAAGACACGCACCTTCCCGGTCGACTGGCCTTGGATAGCAGTTCGGGTGCCAAAGGGGTGGCGATTGGAATTTATTACGGCAATAGCCTGGTTACCATCAACAAAAACTCAGCGTGGATCCCCTTGCAGGTTGGTGATAATACCATTCCCTTTTCGGCCCGGATTGAAAGAACGGCAGACGATACACTGCAATCCGGTGACTACACGGCAACGGCACACTTCAAGCTAAGCTATCTCTGAACAGGAGGTGGTCGCGCACCTGAAACGAGCAATGACAACAAAACGTCACATCAGTGATGAAAACCACAAACCTCATTGAGTGAGAAACAAAACCAAAACATTTTATTGGCAAATCTTTAACATTTTAATAAATGTCTTAAAGTTATTTCTAAAGAGTCCGTTGTTAACTAAACGTAGGGCTGTTTGGAGATATCATCATGAGAGCATGGTTTTTGTGTGGCGCACTTCTGTCATGGGCGGGTTTTTCACTGCCCACCGCGATGGCCTCTTCAGCCATCAATACCGGCGTTATTCATATCGTTGGCACCATTGTTGAACCCCCTTGTGATATTTCAACGCAATCACAGCAGGTGACGGCGCAGTGTTTCCGGCAAGGACAACAGCACACGCTCACCCTTGCCAAGCTAACGCAACCGCACACGTTGCCCCAGGGCGTGGGCTATATTGCCCCCCTGTCCTTAAGCGAAACGGTCAAAGTCGTGGTGATCAGTTACCAATAGCGGCAGACCAGCGTCTGCCGCAAAGCGTGATATTGATTACGAGATGCCAGCCTCATCGGTGTGGCCTTCACGGTTCACACCCTCAGGAAAGAAAGGCGATCCCTTGCTTTAGCACCAAATCACAAGCTTTGGTTTTGACTTTTTCGGCCAACGGGGTGCTACCGATATTGTTAAGGTTTAGCGCCTGTCCATCCTTGGTCTGCAACATCCCAGCCATTCCCTGGGTGTAATCCGTTTGTTTCTGTTTTTCCGCGCTGTTCAGCCCCAATTTATCGAGCAATTTATCTTTGATATTTTCAGTATTGGTAGCAGATACCAGCTTCTGCTTGATGCAGTACTGCAAAATACCCGCAGCATTGCCCATGCTACCCGCACTCAATGCCTGCGTACCACCACCGAGTAACCCGGTCAAATTGGTGGTTGAACCCCCGTTTTGCCCAAGCTGGCTGGCAGCACTGGACAACGTATCCTGCCAGTTGGCGGCTTCAAGGTTTCCGGTCATTAACAGGCTGGAAAAAACGGTGCAGTATAGGGTGCGATTTATCAGATTCATCACGCGGTCACTCTGGTTTTTGAAGATGGGTTTAGGAAAACGGGTGCAATAAAAAAGGAGGTACACTGCCGAGCAGTATACCTCCTCTTTCAGGTGGCAACATCAACGGTTGCCAAGCATTCTCCGTTACAGCACGATATTACCGACCACAAAACCGAATACCACGGAAAGCGTAATCGTTAACACCCCTGGCACCAGAAATGCGTGGTTAAAAACATACTTGCCGATGCGGGTCGAACCGGTGTCATCCATTTCCACCGCCGCCAGCAAGGTCGGGTAGGTTGGCAGGACAAACAGGGCTGATACCGCGGCAAAGGAAGCGACCACCGTGACCGGGGAAACGCCAAGCACCAGCGCGGCGGGCAGCAATGCTTTCGCCGTCGCCGCCTGGGAATAGAGCAGCATCGATGCAAAGAACAGCACCACGGCCAACATCCAGGGATAACCTTGCAGCAACGCACCCGCAGTACTCTGGATATCATTGATGTGCGCTTTGACAAAGGTATCCCCCAACCAGGCAACGCCCATCACGCACACGCAAGCACTCATACCCGATTTAAAGGTGCTGGCAGAAAGTACTTTGCTGGTATCAATTTTACAGGTGATGGCAATGAGCGTAGCGATGGTTAGCATGAACACCACAATAGCTTCGTTACGCGGCAACACCGGGTTAGCAATCAGCTTCACCGTATCGCTGATTGCCGTGGCATAACCCACCACGGCAACAATCCCAAGCAGGAACAGCAACACCGACAATTTTGCCCCCGGCTTGATCTCCAACGCACTGGCGGTGCGCACTGACACTTCGCCATTTTTAATCCGCTGTTGATAGACTTCATCATCTTTCAGCTCTTTACCCAGAAAGTTGGTGACAACCGCCGTCAACAGCACCGCAGCAAGTGTGGTAGGGATGCATATTCCCAGCAGCATCAGATAACTGACGCCGTGCGGTTCCAGAATACCGGCAGCAAAAACCACCGCCGCAGAAATTGGCGAAGCGGTGATCGCCACCTGCGAAGCGACGACCGCGATAGAGAGCGGACGCGACGGACGAATCCCCTGCTCTTTCGCCACTTCCGCGATCACCGGCAACGTTGAGAAGGCGGTATGGCCGGTGCCCGCCAGCAGCGTCATAAAGTAGGTAACCAGTGGCGCGAGGAAGGTGACATATTTAGGCTGACGACGTAACAATTTCTCCGCCAGACTGACCAGATAATCCATGCCTCCTGCTACCTGCATGGCCGCAATGGCGGCGATCACCGCCATAATGATTTCGATCACATCAAACGGTATGGCGCCCGGTTTGATATGAAGACCCAGCGTCAGCACCAGCACCCCTAACCCACCGGCAAAGCCGATACCGATGCTACCAAGACGAGATCCTAGATAAATGGCAAGCAGAACGACAAAGAGTTCCACGACAAGCATACAATGCTCCTTAACGATGGTTAAAAGTCGTGCGATGGTATTGTTGTTATTATCTTTTTTTTATTAATGGACATCAGGCACAGGGCTACCCTGTGCCTGCGGTTAATCACTGGGAAAGTTAGGCGTTTTCGTCGGTGTAACGCTTCGCTTTGTAGGCCGGATGCATCAGGTTTTGCGTGGAGAAAATGTCATCCAGCTCACTTTCGGTCAGAAGACCGCGCTCCAGCACGACTTCACGTACGCTCTTGCCGGTTTCAGCGCAAATCTTGCCGACGATGTCGCCATTGTGGTGACCAATAAACGGGTTGAGGTAAGTCACAATGCCGAT
This genomic interval carries:
- a CDS encoding PLP-dependent aminotransferase family protein is translated as MAKFEQLACQMRKQLQEGIWQPGDKLPSLREKSIHSGMSLMTVLRAYQLLESQGLLISRPQSGYYAAPQLAAPPLDSASAVNVQARVELTEDVDVNAFIFDVLQASKSPSVVPFGSAFPDPHLFPQRQLTRSLASVARRMQPRNALDNLPPGNEQLRKHIAQRYALQGIAVSPDEIVITAGAMESLNLSLQALTVPGDYVAIESPAFYGALQAIERFKLKAIAIATDPQHGIDLDALHQALNDYPIKACWLMTNFHNPLGCTLSWENKQRLVAMLEKYGVGLVEDDVYGELYSGLQRPLPAKALDGKGLILHCSSFSKNLMTGFRIGWVAAGQHARNIQRLQLMSTLSASAPMQLAIAEYLATSSYDSHLRHLRKTLEQRKNAAIQSLQSYLPYDVTIYPSRGSYFLWLELPPGLSSTTLYWQALEKGISIAPGKMFTTGDKYDRHFRLNVSYEWDERCEQSVKALAALIQQQIKAMHSMKI
- a CDS encoding fimbrial protein → MSNPRNLLALRCYLGFTECNIDTFQNVAIQFLGTEDTHLPGRLALDSSSGAKGVAIGIYYGNSLVTINKNSAWIPLQVGDNTIPFSARIERTADDTLQSGDYTATAHFKLSYL
- a CDS encoding type 1 fimbrial protein, translating into MRAWFLCGALLSWAGFSLPTAMASSAINTGVIHIVGTIVEPPCDISTQSQQVTAQCFRQGQQHTLTLAKLTQPHTLPQGVGYIAPLSLSETVKVVVISYQ
- a CDS encoding DUF2501 domain-containing protein, encoding MNLINRTLYCTVFSSLLMTGNLEAANWQDTLSSAASQLGQNGGSTTNLTGLLGGGTQALSAGSMGNAAGILQYCIKQKLVSATNTENIKDKLLDKLGLNSAEKQKQTDYTQGMAGMLQTKDGQALNLNNIGSTPLAEKVKTKACDLVLKQGIAFLS
- a CDS encoding anaerobic C4-dicarboxylate transporter gives rise to the protein MLVVELFVVLLAIYLGSRLGSIGIGFAGGLGVLVLTLGLHIKPGAIPFDVIEIIMAVIAAIAAMQVAGGMDYLVSLAEKLLRRQPKYVTFLAPLVTYFMTLLAGTGHTAFSTLPVIAEVAKEQGIRPSRPLSIAVVASQVAITASPISAAVVFAAGILEPHGVSYLMLLGICIPTTLAAVLLTAVVTNFLGKELKDDEVYQQRIKNGEVSVRTASALEIKPGAKLSVLLFLLGIVAVVGYATAISDTVKLIANPVLPRNEAIVVFMLTIATLIAITCKIDTSKVLSASTFKSGMSACVCVMGVAWLGDTFVKAHINDIQSTAGALLQGYPWMLAVVLFFASMLLYSQAATAKALLPAALVLGVSPVTVVASFAAVSALFVLPTYPTLLAAVEMDDTGSTRIGKYVFNHAFLVPGVLTITLSVVFGFVVGNIVL